Proteins from a single region of Carassius carassius chromosome 37, fCarCar2.1, whole genome shotgun sequence:
- the LOC132118635 gene encoding tyrosine-protein kinase Tec-like, which produces MSLTHILEETLIKRSQQKKRTSPLNYKERVFVLTKSKLTYYELRAEKRFKKGSVDLQRIRCVEIVKNSTTIIPCQNKYPFQVVYDSITLYVFAPTNESRSVWVQKLKEEIRNNVQIAAKFHPRFWQEGEWLCCGQLDKLAPGCEGYNLFGDISRKPLPPAPGDESSTVNGPRRPPPPPDETAQEEAGPGEEVVIALYDFEGLETHDLTLRKGEEYVILEKCDVNWYKARDKDGDEGYIPSNYVTEKESDTLEQFIWFCKNVNRNKAEEQLRKEAKDGGFMVRVSSNTGTYTVSLYTRNTGDGAATVRHYQIKETNSSPKQFYLAEKYIFNSIPELIEYHKHNAAGLVSRLRHPVGDQTREAPKTAGFSYDKWEINPSELTFMKELGSGQFGVVRLGKWRAQHKVAIKTIREGAMSEDDFIEEAKIMMNLSHRNLVQLYGVCTQQKPIYLVTEFMELGCLLNYLRQRRGTLGSEDLLGICHDVSQGMQHLEQNGFIHRDLAARNCLINSSLVVKVSDFGMTRYVLDDQYWSSSGAKFPVKWSAPEVFNFCKYSSKSDVWSFGVLMWEVFTEGKMPFEHNQNHEVVMMVTQGHRLYRPQKAAPHIYSIMKMCWIEKADERPSFTELSLLITDELEEADGPAS; this is translated from the exons ATGAGCCTGACACACATTCTCGAGGAAACGCTGATCAAACGCTCTCAGCAGAAGAAACGAACGTCTCCGCTCAACTACAAGGAGAGAGTGTTTGTGCTGACCAAGAGCAAGCTGACGTACTATGAGCTGCGAGCCGAG AAGAGGTTCAAGAAGGGTTCGGTGGATCTGCAGAGGATCAGGTGTGTGGAGATCGTGAAGAACAGCACCACCATCATCCCCTGCCAGAACAAATATCCCTTCCAG GTCGTTTATGACTCCATCACGCTGTATGTTTTTGCTCCCACTAATGAGAGTCGAAGCGTTTGGGTCCAGAAACTCAAGGAAG AGATCAGGAATAATGTTCAGATCGCAGCTAAGTTCCACCCTCGGTTCTGGCAGGAGGGCGAGTGGCTGTGCTGTGGGCAGCTGGATAAACTGGCCCCGGGCTGCGAGGGATACAACCTGTTCGGAGACA TTTCGCGCAAACCTCTTCCTCCTGCTCCTGGAGACGAGAGCAGCACGGTGA ACGGCCCCCGCCGCCCCCCCCCACCTCCAGATGAGACGGCACAGGAAGAGGCGGGCCCTGGAGAGGAAGTGGTCATCGCGTTGTATGACTTCGAGGGACTGGAGACTCATGATTTGACGCTGAGGAAGGGCGAGGAGTATGTGATCCTGGAGAAGTGTGATGTGAACTGGTACAAAGCACGGGACAAAGACGG ggatGAGGGCTACATCCCGAGCAATTACGTGACAGAGAAGGAATCAGACACGCTGGAGCAGTTCAT atGGTTTTGTAAAAATGTGAATCGCAACAAAGCTGAAGAGCAGCTGAggaaagag gctaAAGATGGTGGTTTTATGGTTCGAGTGTCCAGTAATACAGGGACGTACACCGTGTCGCTATACACCAGGAACAcagg GGATGGAGCAGCTACAGTCAGACATTACCAGATTAAAGAAACAAACAGCTCACCAAAACAGTTTTACCTGGCAGAGAAATACATCTTCAACAGCATTCCTGAACTCATAGAGTACCACAAACACAACGCCGcag gccttgTTTCCAGGCTCCGTCATCCAGTCGGCGATCAGACGAGAGAAGCTCCTAAAACAGCAGGATTCAGCTACG ataaaTGGGAGATAAACCCGTCGGAGCTGACCTTCATGAAGGAGCTGGGCAGTGGTCAGTTTGGAGTGGTGCGGCTGGGCAAATGGAGAGCGCAGCATAAAGTGGCCATTAAAACCATCAGGGAAGGAGCCATGAGTGAAGATGATTTCATAGAGGAAGCCAAGATCATGAT GAACCTGTCTCACCGGAACCTGGTGCAGCTGTACGGCGTTTGCACGCAGCAGAAGCCCATTTACCTGGTGACCGAGTTCATGGAGCTGGGCTGCCTGCTCAACTACCTGCGTCAGCGCCGAGGAACGCTGGGATCAGAGGATCTGCTGGGAATCTGCCACGACGTCAGCCAGGGCATGCAGCATCTGGAGCAGAACGGCTTCATCCATAGAGACCTg GCGGCCAGAAACTGCCTGATCAACAGTTCGCTGGTGGTGAAGGTCTCTGACTTCGGCATGACCAG GTACGTTCTGGACgatcagtactggagttcctcaGGAGCCAAGTTCCCCGTCAAGTGGTCTGCGCCAGAAGTCTTCAACTTCTGCAAATACAGCAGCAAATCTGACGTCTGGTCGTTTG GTGTGCTGATGTGGGAGGTGTTCACGGAGGGGAAGATGCCTTTTGAACACAATCAGAACCATGAGGTGGTGATGATGGTGACTCAGGGACACCGGCTCTATCGGCCCCAGAAAGCAGCTCCACACATCTACAGCATCATGAAGATGTGCTGGATTGAG aaagcAGACGAGCGCCCGAGCTTCACTGAGCTCTCGCTGCTGATCACGGACGAGCTGGAGGAAGCTGACGGACCCGCGTCCTGA